In Gouania willdenowi chromosome 24, fGouWil2.1, whole genome shotgun sequence, a single window of DNA contains:
- the prep gene encoding prolyl endopeptidase isoform X1, producing the protein MFYRFRRLISEPQLLRSLSLLTSLRSSRKLTSKMAFQYPQAYRDEAVVDDYHGQKVPDPYSWLEDPDSEKTQAFVSAQNQLTLPFLECCEVRDLFKERMTELYDYPKYSCPFKRGSRYFHFYNTGLQNQSVMYVQESLDAEPTVFLDPNTFSDDGTVALRGYAFSEDGEYLAYGTSASGSDWVEMRFLRVEGATRLEDRLERVKFSCMSWTHDGKGLFYNSYPDQEGKSDGTETSTNLYQKLYYHVLGTPQSEDVLCAEFPDHSKWMSGAEVSDDGRYVLLSIREGCDPVNRLWYCDLQKTPQGITGLLPWVKLIDNFDAEYEYVTNEGTVFTFKTNLDAPRYRLINIDFASPDQSSWKELIPQHDKDVIVFATCTYSSYLFVCFLHDVKNVLKMYRLSSGEELRTFSLDVGSIVGFTGRKRDSEIFYYFTSFLSPAIIYHCDLTKEPLQPHIFREVTVKGFNPSDYQTTQVFYPSKDGTQIPMFIVHKKGIKLDGSHPGFLYGYGGFNISITPSYSVSRLIFVRHLDGILAVANIRGGGEYGETWHKAGMLANKQNCFSDFHCAAEYLIKEGYTSPSKLTINGGSNGGLLVAACVNQRPELFGCAVAQVGVMDMLKFHKFTIGHAWTTDFGCSEDKEQFEWLIKYSPLHNIHVPEGNGVQYPAVLLLTGDHDDRVVPLHSLKYIATLQHIVGRSPKQTNPLFILVDTKSGHGAGKPTSKVIQEVADTYSFIARCLNIAWVK; encoded by the exons ATGTTTTACCGGTTTCGCAGACTCATCTCTGAACCGCAGCTGCTTCGTTCCCTCTCTCTACTCACGTCGCTTCGCAGTTCCCGTAAACTTACATCTAAAATGGCGTTTCAGTACCCGCAGGCTTACCGCGACGAGGCTGTT GTGGATGACTATCATGGTCAGAAAGTACCTGATCCCTATAGTTGGCTGGAAGATCCTGACAGTGAGAAAACCCAG GCTTTTGTTAGTGCTCAAAATCAGCTGACGTTGCCGTTTTTAGAGTGCTGCGAGGTGAGAGATCTGTTCAAGGAGCGCATGACTGAGCTGTACGACTATCCCAAGTACAGCTGCCCCTTTAAGAGAGGAAGCAG GTACTTTCACTTCTACAACACTGGCCTCCAGAACCAGAGTGTGATGTATGTACAGGAGAGCCTGGATGCTGAGCCCACCGTTTTCCTGGACCCAAACACGTTCTCTGACGATGGGACGGTTGCACTGCGAG GTTATGCGTTTTCTGAGGATGGGGAGTACCTAGCTTATGGCACCAGTGCTAGCGGCTCTGACTGGGTGGAGATGCGCTTCCTGCGAGTCGAAGGCGCCACTCGACTGGAGGACAGATTGGAGCGAGTCAAGTTCAGCTGCATGTCCTGGACACATGATGGGAAGGGACTTTTTTACAACTCTTACCCTGACCAAGAGGGCAAAAGTGATG GCACCGAGACCTCCACTAACCTCTACCAGAAGCTCTACTACCATGTCCTGGGAACCCCTCAGTCTGAGGATGTGCTGTGTGCTGAGTTCCCCGATCACTCCAAGTGGATGAGTGGGGCTGAG GTTTCAGATGACGGGCGCTACGTGCTGCTGTCCATCAGAGAAGGTTGTGATCCAGTCAACAGACTGTGGTATTGTGACCTCCAGAAAACTCCTCAGGGTATCACAG GACTTCTGCCCTGGGTGAAGTTAATCGACAACTTTGATGCCGAGTATGAATATGTGACCAATGAGGGCACAGTGTTTACTTTCAAGACCAACCTGGACGCCCCACGTTACAGACTCATCAACATTGACTTTGCCTCCCCTGATCAGAGCAGCTGGAAGGAGCTCATCCCCCAGCATGACAAGGACGTGATTG TGTTTGCCACCTGTACCTATTCCAGCTACCTCTTTGTGTGTTTCCTCCACGACGTGAAGAATGTGTTGAAGATGTATCGTCTGAGCTCCGGGGAAGAGCTGAGGACCTTCAGTCTGGATGTCGGCTCCATCGTGGGCTTCACAGGGCGAAAGCGCGACTCTGAGATTTTCTACTATTTCACCTCTTTCCTGTCCCCAG CGATCATTTACCACTGTGACCTCACCAAGGAGCCGCTGCAGCCCCACATCTTCAGGGAGGTCACCGTCAAAGGCTTCAACCCCTCAGACTATCAGACCACACAG GTCTTCTATCCCTCTAAGGACGGCACCCAAATACCAATGTTTATCGTTCATAAAAAAGGTATTAAACTAGATGGCTCCCATCCTGGTTTTCTGTATGGCTATGGTGGCTTTAACATCTCCATCACGCCAAGCTACAGCGTGTCCAGACTCATCTTTGTCAGACACCTGGATGGAATTCTAGCCGTCGCCAAcatcagaggaggaggagagtaCGGGGAGACGTGGCACAAAG CTGGTATGTTGGCCAACAAGCAGAACTGTTTCTCAGACTTCCACTGTGCAGCTGAATACCTCATCAAGGAGGGCTACACCTCGCCTTCCAAGCTCACCATAAACGGAGGCTCCAATGGTGGCCTTCTAGTAG CGGCCTGCGTCAACCAGAGGCCTGAACTGTTCGGTTGTGCTGTAGCTCAGGTCGGCGTCATGGACATGCTCAAGTTCCACAAGTTCACCATCGGACACGCCTGGACCACCGACTTTGGCTGTTCTGAGGACAAGGAGCAGTTCGAGTGGCTCATCAA ATACTCTCCCCTACATAATATCCATGTCCCAGAAGGCAACGGGGTCCAGTACCCGGCGGTCCTCTTACTGACGGGTGACCATGACGACCGCGTGGTGCCTCTCCACTCGCTAAAATACATCGCCACCCTGCAGCACATCGTGGGCCGCAGCCCCAAGCAGACCAACCCGCTCTTCATCCTGGTGGACACCAAGTCGGGCCACGGCGCCGGCAAGCCCACGAGCAAGGTCATCCAGGAAGTGGCCGACACGTACTCCTTCATCGCACGCTGCCTCAACATCGCATGGGTGAAATAG
- the prep gene encoding prolyl endopeptidase isoform X2 yields MTELYDYPKYSCPFKRGSRYFHFYNTGLQNQSVMYVQESLDAEPTVFLDPNTFSDDGTVALRGYAFSEDGEYLAYGTSASGSDWVEMRFLRVEGATRLEDRLERVKFSCMSWTHDGKGLFYNSYPDQEGKSDGTETSTNLYQKLYYHVLGTPQSEDVLCAEFPDHSKWMSGAEVSDDGRYVLLSIREGCDPVNRLWYCDLQKTPQGITGLLPWVKLIDNFDAEYEYVTNEGTVFTFKTNLDAPRYRLINIDFASPDQSSWKELIPQHDKDVIVFATCTYSSYLFVCFLHDVKNVLKMYRLSSGEELRTFSLDVGSIVGFTGRKRDSEIFYYFTSFLSPAIIYHCDLTKEPLQPHIFREVTVKGFNPSDYQTTQVFYPSKDGTQIPMFIVHKKGIKLDGSHPGFLYGYGGFNISITPSYSVSRLIFVRHLDGILAVANIRGGGEYGETWHKAGMLANKQNCFSDFHCAAEYLIKEGYTSPSKLTINGGSNGGLLVAACVNQRPELFGCAVAQVGVMDMLKFHKFTIGHAWTTDFGCSEDKEQFEWLIKYSPLHNIHVPEGNGVQYPAVLLLTGDHDDRVVPLHSLKYIATLQHIVGRSPKQTNPLFILVDTKSGHGAGKPTSKVIQEVADTYSFIARCLNIAWVK; encoded by the exons ATGACTGAGCTGTACGACTATCCCAAGTACAGCTGCCCCTTTAAGAGAGGAAGCAG GTACTTTCACTTCTACAACACTGGCCTCCAGAACCAGAGTGTGATGTATGTACAGGAGAGCCTGGATGCTGAGCCCACCGTTTTCCTGGACCCAAACACGTTCTCTGACGATGGGACGGTTGCACTGCGAG GTTATGCGTTTTCTGAGGATGGGGAGTACCTAGCTTATGGCACCAGTGCTAGCGGCTCTGACTGGGTGGAGATGCGCTTCCTGCGAGTCGAAGGCGCCACTCGACTGGAGGACAGATTGGAGCGAGTCAAGTTCAGCTGCATGTCCTGGACACATGATGGGAAGGGACTTTTTTACAACTCTTACCCTGACCAAGAGGGCAAAAGTGATG GCACCGAGACCTCCACTAACCTCTACCAGAAGCTCTACTACCATGTCCTGGGAACCCCTCAGTCTGAGGATGTGCTGTGTGCTGAGTTCCCCGATCACTCCAAGTGGATGAGTGGGGCTGAG GTTTCAGATGACGGGCGCTACGTGCTGCTGTCCATCAGAGAAGGTTGTGATCCAGTCAACAGACTGTGGTATTGTGACCTCCAGAAAACTCCTCAGGGTATCACAG GACTTCTGCCCTGGGTGAAGTTAATCGACAACTTTGATGCCGAGTATGAATATGTGACCAATGAGGGCACAGTGTTTACTTTCAAGACCAACCTGGACGCCCCACGTTACAGACTCATCAACATTGACTTTGCCTCCCCTGATCAGAGCAGCTGGAAGGAGCTCATCCCCCAGCATGACAAGGACGTGATTG TGTTTGCCACCTGTACCTATTCCAGCTACCTCTTTGTGTGTTTCCTCCACGACGTGAAGAATGTGTTGAAGATGTATCGTCTGAGCTCCGGGGAAGAGCTGAGGACCTTCAGTCTGGATGTCGGCTCCATCGTGGGCTTCACAGGGCGAAAGCGCGACTCTGAGATTTTCTACTATTTCACCTCTTTCCTGTCCCCAG CGATCATTTACCACTGTGACCTCACCAAGGAGCCGCTGCAGCCCCACATCTTCAGGGAGGTCACCGTCAAAGGCTTCAACCCCTCAGACTATCAGACCACACAG GTCTTCTATCCCTCTAAGGACGGCACCCAAATACCAATGTTTATCGTTCATAAAAAAGGTATTAAACTAGATGGCTCCCATCCTGGTTTTCTGTATGGCTATGGTGGCTTTAACATCTCCATCACGCCAAGCTACAGCGTGTCCAGACTCATCTTTGTCAGACACCTGGATGGAATTCTAGCCGTCGCCAAcatcagaggaggaggagagtaCGGGGAGACGTGGCACAAAG CTGGTATGTTGGCCAACAAGCAGAACTGTTTCTCAGACTTCCACTGTGCAGCTGAATACCTCATCAAGGAGGGCTACACCTCGCCTTCCAAGCTCACCATAAACGGAGGCTCCAATGGTGGCCTTCTAGTAG CGGCCTGCGTCAACCAGAGGCCTGAACTGTTCGGTTGTGCTGTAGCTCAGGTCGGCGTCATGGACATGCTCAAGTTCCACAAGTTCACCATCGGACACGCCTGGACCACCGACTTTGGCTGTTCTGAGGACAAGGAGCAGTTCGAGTGGCTCATCAA ATACTCTCCCCTACATAATATCCATGTCCCAGAAGGCAACGGGGTCCAGTACCCGGCGGTCCTCTTACTGACGGGTGACCATGACGACCGCGTGGTGCCTCTCCACTCGCTAAAATACATCGCCACCCTGCAGCACATCGTGGGCCGCAGCCCCAAGCAGACCAACCCGCTCTTCATCCTGGTGGACACCAAGTCGGGCCACGGCGCCGGCAAGCCCACGAGCAAGGTCATCCAGGAAGTGGCCGACACGTACTCCTTCATCGCACGCTGCCTCAACATCGCATGGGTGAAATAG